AAGTGAAATAATTCTCTAATAAATCCATTGATTTTgtggaagagaatatgaaacGTGGCGAAAAATCCACTGTTATTCCCTGAAGATTTGAAGCGCAATCCTCGTAGTTTCGTCGTACCCCAACCGGCAACTAACAACATCTACTTTGTGGTCTTCCTCAGTGTCGTAGCATGGGCGACTTATGAGAATGGGCTTAGAGTGTCGCCTGGGATTTGCTTTAGACATGAGCGCGTTTTGTTCCAAAAGTAGGAACAATGTAGTGGGGCCCACTTGCACATAAAAGTCTCCTGGATCATTTTTATTTCCAGAGCAAGTTGCCTTGTTTTATTAGAATAAGGGCTTTATTAACGTAACGATTTTTGAGTTAATGTAAACAACACTTTATTATGAGTCACAAATTCTTAGAGGAGTGaactttaaaataatttataattatttattatttaatttttatagtCCTAAACAGATCACTATTCTcataatagattaaaaattgtcactcaaatattatttttttaattatgatggACCGTCGTAAACATATGTAAACCAttgccatttaaaaaaaaaaaaaaaaaaaaaaggacttttAGGACATTCTATTCCTTGTTCCAATGTGATGCCGTAAACATTTTGAACAAGcataaatgttcttttttttaaatgcaaatttATAACGCTTTGGTCTTGACTACGACGGAACTTTATAACTCTTCATAACTtgtcattattcaaaattttccatATTCATAATCCATGTTCTTTGTTACAACTGTGTGTACCAACTGTTGatgccttaattttatttagattttattttattaattaatttttcggataataaaaaaacaaacaaaaaaagcaaaaataagaaaagcaaaagcaaaagcccagcccaaCCCTTCCTCCCTTCGCGTGGGCCCTAGGCCcactctcctccttcttcacccCAAGCCCgacccctttctctcttcttcttcctccttccctctccTTTGCCGCTGCAGCTCACGCGCTCGAGGGAGGCCGacgcgcgaaggacggcctacggccaaggagagtaggccgacgtcggtcggagaggataagatctcaggcgccattaatgctgagcaggcttcgctggaaagctcgatgggacactgATTTAGCCAAGgggaaccggtgggcaagctGGAAGCCGACGACCGGATTTcctttgcctataaataggtggccacAAGCAGCGTCGGAGGGTGTGGTGAGCTTGAAGATctttcactgagagacatcgggaaagATCAAAGGGCGAGCGCAGGGGAGAACTCGAGTCGTGAGCTTAgccaccctccaccgagagactttgGGGAAGGCCGGCGGTGAGCGAGTTCAAGAGGGTCAGATTTGGCTGGTGGAGGCTCGGATTTGGCCGGAGTGAGAGAAAATCAAAGCTGAGGAAGGTCCGGCCGAGATCTGCGCCTCAGATCTGGGGTGACCGAGCCCCTCCGCGGCCCTGACATCGTGCCACCATCCtgacgccgtcgccgccgtcatCGCTGTCACCGTTGCTTCTCGAGAAACCCTCATCGTGCCTCGATCGTCGTCGCCAGGTGGGAGGATGTTCGTCATCGTTCTGTTCGAAGAAAAGTGAAAAGCCCACTACTGTTGCCTTTGCTATTCATCTCAATCACCGTTTTTCGTTGACCTAGCTGCCGTCACTGCCGTCATCACCGTTGCCGTAGCCGCCGTAGCCACCGTCACCGCCATAACCCCTCCGTTGCCCGCCTTtagcgccgcggattcgcaaaccctagggtttgtgatttttcgggTCACGAAGCGGATCCAGGTCTCGAAAGTTGGGTAGGGTTCACGATTTTGGGGTGGCTGGAAGACGGGTCGCGAGCTAgagccgggtcgggtagggtttcgccgggAGATCGGGTTGCCGGGGTCGGGTcatcgggtcgggtcgggtcgttttaaggatttaaaaaaaaaaaaaaaaaaagtcgggcTGCATAGTGGGCCCATTTGCATTTGGGTGCCTGGAGTCGGACACAACTCGTGGATCCgaccgggtcggttttattatttaaaataatgttttaataaataaaaataaataatttatttattttcaaaaaatcaaaaaaatgataaaaaaatgatttattttcgaaaaatattaaaaatagtaaaaatattttattttccaaaaatattaaaaaatatttattttccaaaaaaaaaaatttcatattttccaaaaaatgccaaaaatccaaaaaagccaaaaagtcatgaaaaagcccaaaaaattcataaaaagccaaaaagacttgtattttctaaaaatacccaaaaatccaaaaatcccttttatgtcaaaaaaaaaaagaagaaaaagacccAAAGAATGTTTTTTCATCCCCAAAACGCATGAAAAATCCACCAAGCATCCAAAaaacctcggggtttaaacaatattaggtaccgaaagggcattagtgattaactagtgtaatcaagttcgcgatcctaatttctctggttgtgtaggagcgagtatttctcccaatacttcgcatgggtttctaatcaatctACCCCGAATCAATTAGTGGCAACTccgttttaaaaattaacttgcaGGTTAAAAAcgtagactattaaagtcgtaaATTGGTgaacttgggagagtccggtaTAACTAAATTCAGTCGAGCCATTAGCTTCCGCCGGTgcccgtacccgattgcgggtgctgaaaaaagaggtcgcgataCCAACCTGTTGTAAATTATTGCAATTAAAagtatttcaaattttacaatatttgGTTATTAGTTACGGTAAATCGtcataaatttcaaaatggtGAAATGTCGTATAATTTATGAGTTTTTATGAGTATCTAGAGGTCTAATTAAGTAGAGCTAGGTTGAAGCATTACTAAGCTCTAGCTTGACTCAATTCCACTCAAATACTTGGTGCTTGAAACTTGACTCTGCTCAATCGAGTATCAAATTTTCTACTCGAGTTAGATACTCGAATTCAACTCGACTTCACTCGATCACAATCAACATATAAATAAGACTCAATCTCATTTTTTATAAGTTCGAATATTTTTCTATCtatatttcttattattaaatattttttaaaagataatgaaATCTCGATTAGACTTACGAGCCTATTGAGCTGAATATTGATAAGCTCGAGCTTGTCTCGACAAAAAACTTGAGTAGCGTGCACTCTACCTCGACTTAGAACTAAGTGAACTGATCTCAAGTAGTCATCAAGTCGAGCCCAGTCAACTTGCGAGCTAATGATCTCCCTATGTACTACTGCAAGCTGTTCATAAGTACATTTCATAGATGAATCAAACCTACATATGTTAATTAATCATGCTTAACCTACATATCTCAAATAGAACTCAGGATTTTCCAATAAATAGTTTGGACCTTTCTTACGCGACATTTGCAACTTATCCAGCTTAACCATTTTCACAAATTTATGAAACAAACCTACATATGTTAATTAATCATGCAAGCTAATGTTAGTGGACGTGACACATATAGGTAAATATACATAATAACTTACTGCAGAATTTTCTTACATaacaatatttaatttaaacatGTTTAACGTGTTCAATCATATatcacattcaataaatatGTCATTTTTCACTTAGACCGAAACTATCCACAGCGTGTTTATGAAACGACAAATTAACAAAGTTTTATGATGCTATGTCGTTATTAaggacaaatttatcatatatccGATGATTTTTACGACGTTCTCGTCATGTTTACAATGGGTTGGGCATTTGCCGGTTTTAAAACCTGAGGAACAATCCAACAATTTACTGTAGGAAATCCCCCATTGTCTTCTCTGTTATTTTGGGCACCGCCACGCCCACAgatgactgaaaaaaaaaaaattaaaagaagaagacgacgaagaagaagaaacttaaAATCTCTATTCAATCGGCACCGCGCCGAAAGATGCTCGACAGTAAAGGCTGGAAGAGAACAGACCAATGgctcttttttaaagaaagatcgTTGCGCTCGATGCCGAAAATCTTTGACCGTCAAATCTACGATATTGATGCCCACGGAGGACTGGAGAGATGGGACACTTTATTTTTCgcgtaagaaaaagaaaccaatAATTAAGGAGATGGAAGCCATTTCCCAAAAACATCAAATCATGAtagtataaaattaaattaatataacaaaaaattcaaatattatatatttattacaaatttattcagattaatatatctataataaatttatcatccattaattctcattaatttttatcattaaattattgatttattaaataatacatcaatttgaattttgttttttgagttgatttgatttttggtttctcatgtaattattcaatttaacagaaattaatgatagataaatttatcatgaatattataattaaaaaaatttatagtcaaaatattaatttaaaataaatgtatgatatattaatttgaattgtttttgtaatattaatcacTGGAATTATGATTGTAAAGATTTATCTCATGTCGACCGACGGCATCTGCTTGTTTTTCACGGCGTCAAAGCCCGAGCCGAGCTTGCTGAGGCCGGCAGGCCCCACCGCCTCCTTCTCTCCAATTCCCTCGTCCCTCTCATTTGCTTTGCCGACAACGTGTGGCTGAGGATTCACCGTCCTTTTTTACAGCTAACGGTACGGTTAACCAAGCATTACACTTAATATAATAATCTCTGTCGACCCACGAAAAGGAAAGTAATGCCTCTTAATACGAAGAAGATACTGAGGGGATTCGATGGGGAACAAAATCTCACTGGTTGCGAATCCCATTTCCTGGAAGCCACGACCAAGTATTTTATTGGGGGAGCCAATGGAGTAGCTTTCCTTTTAAGATCTCGGTTTCATCTTCACCAGCACCTGCCTTGTTTCACCAAATTCTAATGGCTTCTTCtgctgcttctccttcttcttcttcgaaatgtaaaaaaaattacgatGTCTTCTTAAGTTTCAGGGGCACTGACGTTCGCAATAACTTCCTCAGTCATCTTGAGACAGCTCTATACCAGAAAAATATATCCTATTACATCGACAGCAAGGAAATGAGGAAAGGAGATCAAATACGGCCGGCGCTTACGAAGGCGATTGAGGAATCGCAATTTGCGATCATCATTTTCTCCGAGAACTACGCTTCCTCGTCATGGTGTTTGGAAGAGTTAGCGAAAATCATGGAGTGCAAGACACAGAAGGATCTGATTGTGTTGCCagtgttttacaaagtggaaccaaGAGAAGTGAGATGGGGTAGAGGGAGTTATGGGAGAGATATGGCTAAACATGAGTCTGATTTTGGGAAAGATTCGCacaaagtgaagagatggaagaaggcTCTTTTTGATGCCAGTGAATTGTCTGGGTGGACCTTGAATGATGAGTAAGTGTTAATTGATGTATTGCACTGCTTTGTCCCTGTTTTTTATCTACTTAGCCACATCCTCACTCTGTTTTCATGAAACTTAATCATTTCTTTGAATTGCTAAATCAATATGTCAAGTACTATTCCGGTTTTTTTCAGAGTTGAAGCGGAGCTTATAAAGGAAATTGTGAGCAAGATCTCTATGCAGATTGACCAAAGACCCGTACATGCTGCTGAGCATCTGATCGGGATACATCTTCGACTGATAGAGCTGAATTCAATGTTAAAACTCGGGTCTGATGAGGATGTTCGCATGATAGGATTATGGGGACCAGGAGGCATAGGGAAGACAACTTTAGGTTTAGCCCTGTACAATAATATTTATAGGCAATTTGAGGGTTCATGTTTTTTGGCGGATGTTTGCAAAGCTTTGGAAGGTCCCAAGGATTTAGTTGCTTTGCAAAAACAATTGTTGTTTGACATATTACCGGGACGAAGGTTAGTGGTGTCTAATGTTCATAAAGGTATTAGTTTAATGCAAAATAACCTTTACCACAAGAAAGTTCTCCTTGTTCTCGACAATGTTACTGACAGAAGTCAGTTAGATGCTTTAGCTGGAAATCTGGAGTGGTTTGGTGCAGGAAGCAGGATCATCTTTATAACGAGAGATAAGCATTTGCTAATTTCTTGTAGGATAGATGAAGATTATATCTATGAAGTTAAACCTCTAAAGAAATGTGATGCTTTTGACTTTCTCTGTAGACATGCTTTTTCGAGTAACAACAGTAGAAGGAGGGATCTTGTGGATAAGGTTTTGCATTATGCTAATGGACATCCTTTAACACTTAAGGAATTGGGTTGTTACCTGTATCGTAGAAGTGAATGTGAGTGGGAAAGTTCACTGCGTATTCTCACCACAATTCTTAAAAAAACCAGCATTGATACTTTTAAGTGGAGTTATGATGGACTAGATGACAACGCAAAGGAAATCTGCCTTGATATTGCCTGTTTCTTCACGGGGTACTCTAAAGAGTATATTGTGAAAGTTCTTGACTCCTGCGACTTTGAACCTACTATTGGAGTAAAAGTTCTTGTTGAGAAGTCCTTGGTaactgaagagagagagaccctaCAGATATGTAACATGATTCAATTGATGGCCATGGATAGCGTTAGACAAGAACATCCTAGCAGGTTATGGCTTCTTGATGATTTTCGTAATGTTTTGTCAGGGCATTTGGTAAGATTTGTTGGTGTTGATATTGATTTTGCTCTCACTATTTAATTTTGTATACTAATTGCACTGCAAATTCTATAAATACAGGTAGCAGATGCATTACAATCGATAGTTTTAATTTTACCCAAGCCAGAGAAGATAAACATAGGTCCTAATGCTCTCTCAAAAttgagaaggttgaagaagctTATCATGAATAATGTGCATAACTCTTTTCAAGGTCCTATCCATCTTCCTAATAAACTAAAATGGTTTGAATGGCCCCAATGTTGTCCTTGGATCCCAGCATTTTCCTCTAGTCCTGAGGAGTCAGCTCAACTTGATTTGCATGAAAGCAACATCCAAGCACTGAGTAAGCAATTTGAGTGCGCATTTAAATGAATAGTCTTTATTTCCTTATCTTCTACATATCCATATCTATTTGCATATGAATATGCATGTGCATTACTAAGAACTTTGAATGCGACAATTACTAACTTGGATGATGCTTGTTAATGTTCTTAATAAACATCCGCATCTattaaattgtttatatttgaTTAAAGCATTAATTACAGGATGTCGATCTACTACATGAACCAACATAAACTGAATCATCCCGTTTTAGGGGAGTCTTAAGCACTTTCTCATGAGAATCATGATGTTGATTTGAACAAAATGTATTCAAGAAGAAAGTCCaatctcattttcaatatattacTGGTATCTTTGAAACTTAAAAGAACAATGAAGCAGAAAGCACCGATAACTCTTGAGTACcaaaatttggaagaaaaactTATCGGTGATATAATTTGACCATTGAATGATGAGTGTGCTTACATTTTTAATAAACACAAATGGCGatttaaattgtatttttattttttgaaatgataaGACTCTGAAAATGTTATTCAAGATTCTATATTGTATAATAAAGACGGGCTGacaattcttttcaaaattgtgtgtggaaagagaaaaatatttttcttgttatCTGCTTAATCATGAAGTGAGTTTGCATTAAATACTTTTGATTGAACCTCCCATTGTTCTCTCCAATAGTATGTGGctgaaaatgaaatgacatgTAGAAAGTGTGTAGTGAAGAATTTCTATAGGAAGCTAGTCTTACTTAAATTGGTCCAAGCTTGACAACTCTCAAACAACGACAAAAAGGTCCCATTTCTCTTTCGGTTGGGCTAACCTAATCGACGATTTCCGACAACTATTTCTTTATATttagagggaagaaagaagcaaaactgCAAGAATTTTAATGGATGACAAGTTCTATTTCAAATATAGTTGGACTTTTCATCAAAGGaatctctccttctccttcccaaTATGTAACTCATTCCCCTCCTTTCCTTTCAATTGAGACATCGGTCAGTGCCTTTAATCTATTTCAACCTGATGTAAGAAATCACGAGATAGATAGCGACTCTTCTCATCCCCTTGTTGAGGCATCCTCTCGCCTTAGCGGTAGAACAACTAGGGAAATAGATTGATCAACCAATTCTATCTCTCGCTTTTGAAAACAAGGCTTGTGGAGTGCGACTCCATTGAAGAGCCTTACTCTATAGATATGCTAGGGCGCTGGGTCTAGCACTTGAGCCACCTTCTCATGAAAATTCCACATAAATAGCTTGCTCGCCTTTTTGCAGCAAATCGATGGCACGAAGGTGGAGAATTCAACACAATTAAGGAAAGTTATTAAGAGACAAGAGTTTACATTATTACCTatagatttcattttctttaagctCTGTTGGTTCGCAAAAAAcaacttttaggaaaatattttatagatttttttatcgttcatttcacggaaaatgaactagttaaAGAAAACGTTTTCTACTGTTGGAAAAAACACATTCAAAACTGGgcaaaatgttttccactttttagaaagttgaaaatattttcataacttCCACCACCTCACAATCTTTTAccaaatacaattttcttttatttttatattttcttttccttttttttttaatttttttttaaatcacgttttaattttctttttctttgtttttcttcttcttcttccttggtcggCAACCGGCCATTAACTCAGACCTTGCTGGATTCGGCAAGTTGTGCGGGGCTTGGGCCTCGCCAAAGGTCGCTAGAGCCTCGTTGACCTCTAACAACCTTGAGTGAGGCTTGAACCTCGCCCAGCTTGCTGGAGTGTCGCCAATGGCCAATTGCCGGCCGTTCGATGGCCGGCCAAGGccaaggaaaggaaggaaaaaaaaaaaaaaaggaagaaaaaaaaaagaaaaagaaaaagaaaaggaaagtaaaaaaattaaaaattaacaaatcgattttaaaaagtaaaataatttaaaaaatgaaaatgagtgcatgcaggaaaagattttccttactaaatggaaaaaaaatatttttaattcattttcaaattttagtcaaggaaaataagattatttttctggaaaatggctttttgaaaacaatttctataaaTGCCACATTTATGTTTGAAATATTGCATATACTTATATCATTATTCAATAAACATTGCAATTTTTGTCTTATGGTTACTTTTATTTAGAGTAAATCTCCATGATGAGGTTTGGATTAACGTTAAATAAAGTTTCACGTAATCTCTAGTGTAGAATTTGATTAATGtggatatttattttgttattatttttctgCATATATCTTATTTCTCTTGTGAGAAATTCACTACGGTATCAACAATTAAAACAATACAAACACACAAGCATCTTACTAGTTTTCTATAAAACATTGGTAAATTTAACTTATTGGTAAGTTACTTAAACATATgggtaaattataatataagttggtaatttaaaattatcaagCAACTGATCTTGAGTGTGTTGTTAACTTACCAATGCATTGCTTCTGGTCAAAGTTTTGTTAGCCATATAATTTGATAGTTACTAATGTCTTTCACCTTTTACCAGCACGTAACAGTGATCCGATTTTTGCATTATGGAATAGCAGAATCATCCTTTTGTTATATGTTTAAAAAAACTATGAGGAAAATTTATTCGATCGTGGACAAATAGAAGTAGTTACTTGTTCATCAAAGTTTTCTGATGATGCTTATGAGTTATGATGTgtgaaaatttttatatataaattccCAGTATATGGACATACCACTgcctttttataaaaaatcagaGACagttttgaattgaaaatttgtcatagattttcctttttgtccagAATGTCTATCCTTATTGGTTTCATTGTTCTGGCAGGACTCTAAAAACCTGGAGTCCAATAACTTCAGTGAATGCCCATCGCTGGTTTATATGCCGAACTTCAGTGAACGCCCATCGCTGGTTTATATGCCGAACTTCTTCGATGGAACTCCAACTCTCGCGGAATTGGATGCCTTTGACTGCACCACTTTAGATTTGCCTGGAAACAATTTTACTAACCTTCCTACATTGGGGAGACTAAATGACTTAAAAGAATTGAAGTTTTTGAATTGCCAACAACTACCAGAGATCCCCAAGATTCCAGGGAAATTGAGAAGACAAAAGGCAAATAATTGCAAATCTCTAACTAGAATTCCCTCCAACAAGACTAAAGGCAAATAATTGCAAATCTCTAACTAGAATTCCCTCCAACATATGTGATGTTGGGGACGTTGAGTTATATTCAACTCGGGAGCTAGTCCGTAATGGGTTCCCGTGAATGATTT
This region of Eucalyptus grandis isolate ANBG69807.140 chromosome 8, ASM1654582v1, whole genome shotgun sequence genomic DNA includes:
- the LOC104416859 gene encoding disease resistance protein RUN1, giving the protein MASSAASPSSSSKCKKNYDVFLSFRGTDVRNNFLSHLETALYQKNISYYIDSKEMRKGDQIRPALTKAIEESQFAIIIFSENYASSSWCLEELAKIMECKTQKDLIVLPVFYKVEPREVRWGRGSYGRDMAKHESDFGKDSHKVKRWKKALFDASELSGWTLNDEVEAELIKEIVSKISMQIDQRPVHAAEHLIGIHLRLIELNSMLKLGSDEDVRMIGLWGPGGIGKTTLGLALYNNIYRQFEGSCFLADVCKALEGPKDLVALQKQLLFDILPGRRLVVSNVHKGISLMQNNLYHKKVLLVLDNVTDRSQLDALAGNLEWFGAGSRIIFITRDKHLLISCRIDEDYIYEVKPLKKCDAFDFLCRHAFSSNNSRRRDLVDKVLHYANGHPLTLKELGCYLYRRSECEWESSLRILTTILKKTSIDTFKWSYDGLDDNAKEICLDIACFFTGYSKEYIVKVLDSCDFEPTIGVKVLVEKSLVTEERETLQICNMIQLMAMDSVRQEHPSRLWLLDDFRNVLSGHLVRFVGVDIDFALTI